A region from the Serinus canaria isolate serCan28SL12 chromosome 10, serCan2020, whole genome shotgun sequence genome encodes:
- the KLHL25 gene encoding kelch-like protein 25, producing MSVSVHENRKSRTSTGSMNILLFHKASHPDCVLSHLNTLRKHCMFTDVTLWAGNRSFPCHRAVLAASSRYFEAMFSNGLRESLDDEVNFHDSLHPEVLELLLDFAYSSRIIINEENAESLLEAGDMLQFHDVRDAAAEFLEKNLYPSNCLGMMLLSDAHQCRRLYELSWRMCLVNFETVHKSEDFNNLSKDTLLDLISSDELEIEDEEKVFKAVMQWVKYDLDERKAYLPELLRNVRLALLPSECLKEALACEDLIMVDERNKLVLDEAIQCKKKILQNDGVVTSLCARPRKAGHTLLILGGQTFMCDKIYQVDHKAKEIIPKADLPSPRKEFSACAIGCKVYITGGRGSENGVSKDVWVYDTVHEEWSKAAPMLIARFGHGSAELENCLYVVGGHTAVAGVFPASPSVSLKQVEKYDPISNKWMMVAPLRDGVSNAAVVSARLKLFVFGGTSIHRDMVSKVQCYDPAENRWTIKAECPQPWRYTAAAVLGSQIFIMGGDTEFTAASAYRFDCETDQWTRIGDMTAKRMSCHALASGNKLYVVGGYFGTQRCKTLDCYDPMSDTWNCITTVPYSLIPTAFVSTWKHLPS from the coding sequence ATGTCCGTCAGCGTGCACGAGAACCGTAAATCCCGCACCAGCACCGGCTCCATGAACATATTGCTTTTCCACAAGGCCTCCCACCCGGACTGCGTCCTGTCCCACCTGAACACCCTGCGCAAGCACTGCATGTTCACCGATGTCACCCTTTGGGCAGGGAACAGGTCCTTCCCGTGCCATcgggcagtgctggctgcctccagcagGTACTTCGAGGCCATGTTCAGCAATGGCCTCCGGGAGAGCCTGGATGACGAGGTGAACTTCCATGACAGCCTCCAcccagaggtgctggagctACTGCTGGACTTTGCTTACTCCTCTCGGATCATTATCAACGAGGAGAATGCTGAGTCCCTCCTGGAGGCTGGGGACATGCTGCAGTTCCACGATGTCCGAGATGCAGCGGCTGAGTTCCTGGAGAAGAACCTCTACCCTTCCAACTGCCTGGGCATGATGCTGCTCTCGGATGCTCATCAGTGCCGGCGGCTCTatgagctctcctggaggatGTGCCTGGTCAACTTTGAGACTGTTCACAAGAGTGAGGACTTCAACAACCTTTCCAAAGACACTTTGCTGGACCTCATCTCCAGTGATGAGCTGGAAATCGAGGATGAAGAAAAGGTCTTTAAGGCTGTCATGCAGTGGGTGAAATACGACCTGGATGAGCGGAAGGCTTATCTCCCAGAACTTCTGAGGAATGTTCGTCTGGCTTTGCTTCCTTCAGAATGCCTCAAGGAAGCCTTGGCTTGCGAGGACTTGATCATGGTGGATGAAAGGAACAAGCTTGTCTTGGATGAAGCTATTCAGTGCAAGAAGAAGATCCTCCAGAATGATGGGGTGGTCACCAGCCTCTGTGCCAGGCCTCGCAAAGCTGGGCACACCTTGCTGATCCTGGGAGGACAAACCTTCATGTGCGATAAGATCTACCAAGTGGAtcacaaagcaaaggaaattatTCCCAAAGCAGACCTGCCAAGTCCACGGAAGGAGTTTAGTGCCTGTGCCATCGGCTGCAAAGTGTACATCACTGgaggcaggggctcagagaaCGGCGTCTCCAAAGATGTTTGGGTTTATGACACCGTGCATGAGGAATGGTCCAAAGCTGCCCCAATGTTAATCGCTCGGTTTGGCCATGGCTCAGCCGAATTGGAAAACTGCCTGTATGTGGTTGGTGGACACACTGCAGTAGCTGGAGTcttccctgcttctccttctgTTTCCTTGAAACAAGTAGAGAAATACGACCCCATATCCAACAAGTGGATGATGGTGGCTCCGTTGAGGGACGGAGTGAGCAACGCCGCGGTGGTGAGCGCCAGGCTGAAGCTCTTTGTCTTTGGTGGGACCAGCATCCACCGAGACATGGTGTCCAAAGTGCAGTGCTACGATCCAGCTGAGAACCGATGGACCATCAAAGCTGagtgcccacagccctggcGCTACACGGCGGCCGCTGTTCTGGGCAGCCAGATTTTCATCATGGGAGGAGACACGGAGTTCACGGCAGCCTCCGCCTACCGCTTCGACTGCGAGACGGACCAGTGGACGCGCATCGGGGACATGACAGCCAAGCGCATGTCCTGCCATGCCCTGGCCTCGGGGAACAAACTCTATGTGGTAGGAGGCTACTTTGGCACTCAGAGGTGCAAAACGCTGGACTGCTATGACCCCATGTCAGACACGTGGAACTGTATCACCACGGTGCCTTACTCTCTCATCCCCACAGCTTTTGTCAGCACCTGGAAGCACTTGCCCTCCTGA